A segment of the Lycium ferocissimum isolate CSIRO_LF1 chromosome 5, AGI_CSIRO_Lferr_CH_V1, whole genome shotgun sequence genome:
aCATAGGACTGCATTGTCACTCAGCAAAATGATTCCCTTGTCGCATTATATGGCCTTTTTCTTCGGACATGCTGCAGAAAGTTAACATAAAATGCAGTTAAGGTCTTTTTTTGTCACTTTCACTTACCCTGGTTAACTGATATTCATATTTTGTACACAAGTTATGTCATTTAGATCATAACTTAATTTGCGGCTAGCGCTAAATACAACTAAGACAAAAAACTGGAGAtccaaactttcttcttttgcCAAGTgtaactttggagaaaataaatgaaaaaatataaaagaaactAAATTAAATGAAGAAAGACTTTACAATGACGACAAGGTTGAGAATAATCAAGTAAAACCCTCAGAAGTTAAACACAATAAGATCAGACTTCATTTTGTATTTTAATTGTCACCGCAAGCTCACTCCTCACCTATCTTTTCATGTATCTAGGTACTTCAAAAATTTCAGCAGCAAAAGAAGAGTTCCAATCTGGCATCAAGGGATTGGGCAGTTAGAGATGAGGTATATTATTTTCCTTGGTCCTTCATATCTGCAAATGCTCTTATACCGTTTCTTCTTTTGGAATGGGTCTCCTTTAATTTTTCCACAGAAAGAGTATAGACAGACTCGTAGAATCTCTAACAGACAATTACACAAGATATGCATGGTTCCTTTTTATCCCCACATGAAATGAGAGAGGTTTAAGAAGGTTAAGTTTCTGATTATGCGTACAGAATGAAGCTTAGGTGCAAAATGTATGTAATTTGACTTGCCTTGGATATATGTACACCAAAGTTCCGGTGAACACCAGAACATTCAATGCATATAAGAATTCCAAGATTTAAAGAAGCCCATTCTGGTCCAGGAGCACCACAATCAGCACATTTATCATTCCCAGGTATCCTTTTTAGTGCTTCAACTGGTTTCTCTCTTTTCGTGCTGAGGATGTGCACTGTACTTTTGGATGGCCGTATGAAAGATCTTCCAGTAAGATCCCTCCCAGATGTGTGCTCTTCCGTTGCCCTTTGGTCATGATCAATTGGACTTCCTATAGAACTACTTTCGCTAGTGGGACTACCAGAGAAATGCTGAACACCGAATATCATATTATCAGATATAAcaacaaaaagaaggaaaggaagacATATACTTATTTTGTAGTTTACCCTTTCAGGTGTATGGGAACTTAGCAACGAAGTAATAACTCCTGTTATTTTTTCTATCCAGTCCATTTGCTCCGCTGCACTCTCTGCCTGAACAGCCAAAAGATATATCTTTACTAAAAGGTTATTTTTAATTAGACGTCTCTGACGATCCTCCGGATTTTACCTGCAAAGTATAATTCTTTGTTGGTGAAATTATTCTGAAGCAAAATCTCAGATCAGACTGATCTGCATCCGTTTTTATCGTTGATGTCAGTAGGTTCACTGTGTGACGTGCAACAGTTTTTTCCTCATGTACACCCCCATGATAATGAGAAGAAAGCCAACGACTCAGCAGTCCTGATCCCGGTTCTGGGGAAGAACATCTGTTTGAAAGGAGTGGGCTGCCAGAACCCTGAAACTGCATTCTCCGCATTTGAGCaagcatatataatataatagctAGAAGAACTTGCGAAAACATTTAATTCGATGACTTACAGACGGTCTGCTCAATTGTTTTCGATAGTAGTACAGCATTCCTCTGCTATCTAGAACAAAGAATCTTCTCTTCCAGTCACCTCTTATATTAGAAGAACGCTTGGACAGGTATCCTTGTTTTATAGTTTGTACCTAAACTATTGAAATCTTAGCTAAAGAAATGAAAGGTAGAATTTTTTTCATAAAGGATTACTGAATATTGTAAGCAGTAAGAGAGAGTTATTTGCTACATACCTTTCCTTCAGCAGCAGATTGCATGACTGCTTCTATAAGTTTGTGAGAACTCCTGGAAAAAGGTTGTGTGACATCACCATTTGGAGACCCATTGAACGAACATCTCCTTTCTTGATCTATTTTCCTTTTATACTCTTGCATCCTCTCATTGAGAGCTGCCTGCTCATACAAGGAGCTTTCTCGAGCTTTTTGCGAATAAGCCAAGACCTGTAACAGAACCACAGACCTCAAAACCTcacaaaacatataaaaattattaaaagatgCCATAAGCATACAATGAGAATTAGTAGTATATCACTGAAGTAAGATTCGCCGTATGCTACACAAGTACAGTGCAATAGTAGATGTACGAATAAATGGATCCGACAGCCGAAAATCTTGAACTATAACAAAAGAAGTTTATCATACAGACAACAAAAAGAAGACACAAACTAAAAATCGAGTTAGCTATTAATGATTGAGAAACTAAATTGCCTCATCTGCCTATCTGGTAATCCTGGGTTGGCAAGGGATTTGGAATTCATGCAGTTATCTCCTGAATTTACAAGCTCGTGCTTGGACCCTTTAAAACTTCAATGCCCAAACCCATTTAATTAGCAGGTGGGCAACGTTGCAAATCCAATTCGAGCATCAAAAACTGATACTTCTTAGAATTTAAGGTTCGGAGAACGCCTGGGTTAATGACTTCCACTTTATGCACTCTTCCCTACATTTTAATATGCAGTTCGGCAGTCACAAAATTGGTAAAAATtctaaaatccatttttttcctgaaaggtttaaaagaaaactacaCATGCATGCAATTTACCGTGTATCATGTTAATACCTACAAAATCAAATAAACTACACACGCATGCAAGATTTTTGAAGGGAAGTAGATGCTATACAGAAGATCAAATTCAGATGTTTCTGGCTTTTTGGTGCAACTTCCAGGATGTCAAAGATGAAAATAGCATGATAGAATTCATAGGTTCTCTACAGGAAGGAATCcatcctttttgttttttgtactgGGAACATTCAGAAAAAATTGCTTCATAACTAATATCTAACCTGGTTGATATAAGGCTCCATTTGATGCAAAAGTTCATACCCCTGTGCATCACGTAATATCTCAAATTCAGCATGATGCACACATTAATATCAACAAGTGTAAGATTTCACCATTTTAAAACCGGTTTTccactcaaaaagaaaaaggtaaaggaCCTGTTTGAAATACCGAAGATGAGCGTCCATCGTACTGCCAACAGCTTCCAAAAGTTCATACTTCTTTTTGGCCTCAACCGCAGAAAGAGCTCCGACCTGAACTTATgaaatcaaaaattaaataatattgcATCACTATTTGGTACCAACTGCCAAAGAATTGTGCATACCAGATTAAAGCGGGCTTGCTCAAAGGTCAACCTTGCATTGTAAAGTTCCTGGAATGACTCTACCAAATTAGATTTTGCCAGACAATGGTTACCAAAGAAACTATCTGAtcaataaacaacataaaagGATAGTGTTTATGGATTTTAAGAAGAACCAACGTTTGTTACCTCCTCAATGGCTGCAGCTATATCCATCCTAGTACTTTTCCTCAATGACAAAAACTTCTCCCTTACCTGGATGATAAAAACAATCATTTTAAAGTACATCACGTTAGCATTCGAACTGTTTCAACTTACTTTTCAGAGGGCTACAACTCAacaaatgtggaaatgaatctAGGACACAGAAGCAAGATGTGGAAAACCCATCCTGTGTAAGTTTCGAGAAGTAGATACCTAAAAACTCTGTTTCTTCAAATTGTAACTCTAAAAGGGTTGTACCAAATATGGTCCAAACGGAGAaaacatatattgatgattcatATAGTCGAGCCAACTTAGTTTGGGATTTACGAGTTATCATTGTTGAACCATTTTAGATTAACATCTTACTATACCAAAATTTGTTacttaaaattatttgaaaaaataaggatATATGTCAAAGACAACAGGAAAATCTTTTCCAACAAAGAGCAGCACAATAGCTAATTCAAAGTGATACATTAACACGCACAAACATTGTTTGAACTTCAACAATCAAGGATGTCACTAAAATTACAGTATTTAGGAATACTAACCAATCAGAGAACAGGAAAAAACATCTGTTGGGAAGATGTGATCAATTATTGGCATATTAGGTACATAATATCTTGCTTGCAAGTTTCTTATACTAGTAATTCCCACTTTTTCACTTGATATTTTATTAAT
Coding sequences within it:
- the LOC132055589 gene encoding ADP-ribosylation factor GTPase-activating protein AGD3-like isoform X4, with product MKYRKHGPHLSSNICFLHFRSSQNIKLPLLFSSSSLLSLPIFLITHCSFQESFFLGILDYQSFSFSFWGFECGSGLNKMQEGKMLFARLDDSPMFRQQIQSLEESSETLKDKCLKYYKGCRKYTEGLGEAYDRDIAFASSLEIFGGGRNDPISVAFGGPEMAKFAIALREIGTYKEVLRSQVERVLNDRLLHLATIDLQDVKEARKRFDKANVAYDQVREKFLSLRKSTRMDIAAAIEEELYNARLTFEQARFNLVGALSAVEAKKKYELLEAVGSTMDAHLRYFKQGYELLHQMEPYINQVLAYSQKARESSLYEQAALNERMQEYKRKIDQERRCSFNGSPNGDVTQPFSRSSHKLIEAVMQSAAEGKVQTIKQGYLSKRSSNIRGDWKRRFFVLDSRGMLYYYRKQLSRPSFQGSGSPLLSNRCSSPEPGSGLLSRWLSSHYHGGVHEEKTVARHTVNLLTSTIKTDADQSDLRFCFRIISPTKNYTLQAESAAEQMDWIEKITGVITSLLSSHTPERVNYKISICLPFLLFVVISDNMIFGVQHFSGSPTSESSSIGSPIDHDQRATEEHTSGRDLTGRSFIRPSKSTVHILSTKREKPVEALKRIPGNDKCADCGAPGPEWASLNLGILICIECSGVHRNFGVHISKVRSLKLDVKVWEPSVITLFEALGNVFVNSVWEELLHARKTFQADEIPMRFFESEKHKEFFGKPSYADHISVKEKFIHAKYAEKRFIHKVKDTTHLLSVAEQLWEGVRANDKKAVYRLIVVYQADVNAVHGEEASPVLVQALLTHKVKVKSIALMNFLMAVPYFT